A region from the Vulpes lagopus strain Blue_001 chromosome 5, ASM1834538v1, whole genome shotgun sequence genome encodes:
- the CKAP4 gene encoding cytoskeleton-associated protein 4 yields MPSAKQRGSKGGHGAASPAEKGAHPSGGADDVAKKPPPAPQQQPPPPAPHPPQQPPQHPQNQAHGKGGHRGGKSSSASAAAAAAAAAASASCPRRLGRALNFLFYLALAAAAGFSGWCVHHVLEEVQQVRHGHQLFSRQRDELGQGLQGVEQKVQSLQATFGTFESILRSSQHKQDLTEKAVKQGESEINRISEVLQKLQNEILKDLSDGIHVVKDARERDFTSLENTVEERLTELTKSINDNIAIFTEVQKRSQKDINDVKVKVASLEDSEGYKQDLKALKEVVKETQLSVKSREKDIETLRSSLQTLESDVYTEVKELVSLKQEQQKFKEAANSEHLTLQALTEKLLQSEEVTSRLPEEIRKLKEELHHLETEALRPEEDGAYKNLESLEAFQEKSQGLDSRLQTVEDGVDAVQTACARHSENLETLMAKSEEQERRLAALQEHVAGLGPLEADTGGLASTVRSLGEAQLSLYSDVEELKRSVGELPSTVEALQKVQEQVQTLLGQDPARAAPLPQDFLDRLSSLDNLKASVSQVESDLRMLRTAVDSLVAYSVKIETNENNLESAKGLLDDLRNDLDRLFLKVEKIHEKV; encoded by the exons atGCCCTCGGCCAAACAAAGGGGCTCCAAGGGCGGCCACGGCGCCGCGAGCCCCGCGGAGAAGGGCGCCCACCCGTCGGGCGGCGCGGATGACGTGGCGAAGaagccgccgcccgcgccgcagcagcagccgccgccgcccgcgccgcacCCGCCGCAGCAGCCGCCGCAGCACCCGCAGAACCAGGCGCACGGCAAGGGCGGCCACCGCGGCGGCAAGTCCtcctccgcctccgccgccgccgccgccgccgccgccgccgcctcggcgTCCTGCCCGCGCAGGCTCGGCCGCGCGCTCAACTTTCTCTTCTACCTCGccctggcggcggcggccggcTTCTCGGGCTGGTGCGTCCACCACGTCCTGGAGGAGGTCCAGCAGGTCCGGCACGGCCACCAGCTCTTCTCCCGGCAGAGGGACGAGCTGGGCCAGGGCTTGCAGGGCGTCGAGCAGAAG GTGCAGTCTCTTCAAGCCACATTTGGGACTTTTGAGTCCATCTTGAGAAGCTCCCAGCATAAACAAGACCTCACGGAGAAAGCTGTGAAGCAAGGGGAGAGTGAGATTAACCGGATCAGTGAAGTTCTGCAGAAGCTCCAGAACGAGATTCTCAAGGACCTCTCTGATGGCATCCATGTGGTGAAGGATGCCCGGGAGCGGGACTTCACATCTCTGGAGAACACCGTGGAGGAAAGGCTGACGGAACTTACCAAGTCCATCAATGACAACATTGCCATCTTCACCGAGGTCCAGAAGAGGAGCCAGAAGGACATCAACGATGTGAAGGTGAAGGTTGCCTCTCTGGAAGACTCCGAGGGGTACAAGCAGGATTTGAAAGCTTTGAAGGAAGTTGTGAAGGAAACACAGTTGTCTGTGAAGTCCAGAGAAAAGGACATTGAGACCCTAAGAAGCAGCCTCCAGACCTTGGAGTCTGACGTCTACACTGAAGTCAAGGAGCTGGTGAGCCTCAAGCAGGAGCAGCAGAAGTTCAAGGAGGCGGCCAATTCGGAGCACCTCACCTTGCAGGCCCTCACAGAGAAGCTTCTCCAGTCGGAGGAGGTGACCTCCCGCCTTCCTGAGGAGATCAGGAAACTCAAGGAGGAGCTGCACCAcctggaaactgaggccctgaggcCGGAAGAAGATGGGGCTTATAAAAACTTAGAGTCTTTAGAGGCATTCCAGGAGAAGAGTCAGGGATTGGACTCCAGGCTCCAGACTGTGGAAGATGGGGTAGACGCTGTGCAGACAGCCTGTGCGCGCCACAGCGAGAACCTGGAGACCCTGATGGCGAAGAGCGAGGAGCAGGAGCGGCGCCTGGCTGCCCTGCAGGAGCACGTGGCCGGCCTGGGCCCCTTGGAGGCTGACACAGGTGGCCTGGCCAGCACGGTGAGGAGCCTGGGGGAGGCCCAGCTCTCACTCTACAGTGACGTGGAGGAGCTGAAGAGAAGCGTGGGTGAGCTCCCCAGCACTGTGGAGGCTCTCCAGAAGGTGCAAGAGCAGGTGCAGACACTGCTGGGTCAGGACCCGGCCCGGGCGGCCCCCTTGCCTCAGGACTTCCTGGACAGACTCTCTTCTCTAGACAACCTCAAAGCCTCAGTCAGCCAAGTGGAGTCGGACTTGAGGATGCTCAGGACTGCTGTGGACAGTTTGGTTGCCTACTCAGTGAAAATAGAAACCAACGAGAACAACCTGGAATCAGCTAAGGGCTTGCTAGATGACCTGAGAAATGACCTGGATAGGTTGTTTTTGAAAGTGGAAAAGATTCATGAAAAAGTCTGA